From Cellulomonas oligotrophica, a single genomic window includes:
- a CDS encoding peptidogalycan biosysnthesis protein: MTGTARVRTATSEDVAVQGWAQDVAAAPDTWPFLSGAWLRGTTAALSGTAAPLHGVATRARGEEAWLPAYLFKEPPAVDWDPRTYLGWERPDGMQVCCGVETACGVSDEVAAWGVEAFFPAVVVGSPLGYRSEAAYNFWSPGLLGRLTDQVLDAAREQGARAVVAPWVPDRRGNEEILDAFRGAGGSVGYWGLDDHLELDADSYADHVARQPRKRRQRMTADQTALARAGLQVRRVEGAGLEPYVDRIAELVCLNREKNGAGEEPHHISTVMREVLAAGAEPWGYLGLLDGQVVAACVAIPRGRRLFVKWAGFDYEALGTRSGLYFSFCFDMPLRDAYGAGMRWMELGSGAHEAKALRGCASREVTTALWLADEALRPRAAALLADFGERRRAAFDDPAPSASAPVLLPLAAGTTAPTDSCCGGS, encoded by the coding sequence ATGACCGGGACCGCACGCGTGCGCACCGCGACGTCGGAGGACGTCGCGGTGCAGGGCTGGGCGCAGGACGTCGCCGCCGCGCCCGACACCTGGCCGTTCCTCAGCGGGGCCTGGCTGCGCGGGACCACCGCTGCGCTGTCGGGCACGGCCGCACCCCTGCACGGGGTCGCGACCCGGGCCCGCGGCGAGGAGGCGTGGCTGCCGGCGTACCTGTTCAAGGAGCCGCCGGCCGTCGACTGGGACCCCCGCACCTACCTGGGCTGGGAGCGGCCCGACGGCATGCAGGTCTGCTGCGGCGTCGAGACCGCGTGCGGCGTCAGCGACGAGGTCGCCGCGTGGGGCGTCGAGGCGTTCTTCCCCGCCGTCGTCGTCGGCAGCCCCCTGGGGTACCGCAGCGAGGCCGCGTACAACTTCTGGTCGCCGGGGCTGCTGGGGCGGTTGACCGACCAGGTCCTCGACGCGGCCCGCGAGCAGGGCGCCCGCGCCGTCGTGGCCCCCTGGGTGCCCGACCGGCGCGGCAACGAGGAGATCCTCGACGCGTTCCGCGGCGCGGGCGGGTCCGTCGGGTACTGGGGGCTGGACGACCACCTCGAGCTCGACGCCGACTCCTACGCCGACCACGTGGCGCGCCAGCCCCGCAAGCGCCGCCAGCGCATGACGGCCGACCAGACGGCGCTGGCCCGGGCCGGCCTGCAGGTGCGCCGCGTCGAGGGTGCGGGCCTGGAGCCGTACGTCGACCGCATCGCCGAGCTGGTCTGCCTCAACCGCGAGAAGAACGGCGCCGGCGAGGAGCCGCACCACATCAGCACCGTGATGCGCGAGGTGCTCGCCGCGGGCGCCGAGCCGTGGGGGTACCTGGGGCTGCTCGACGGGCAGGTCGTGGCCGCGTGCGTCGCGATCCCGCGGGGCCGGCGCCTGTTCGTCAAGTGGGCCGGGTTCGACTACGAGGCCCTCGGCACCCGGTCGGGGCTGTACTTCTCGTTCTGCTTCGACATGCCGCTGCGCGACGCGTACGGCGCCGGGATGCGCTGGATGGAGCTGGGCTCCGGGGCGCACGAGGCCAAGGCGCTGCGCGGGTGCGCGAGCCGGGAGGTCACCACGGCCCTGTGGCTCGCCGACGAGGCGCTGCGCCCGCGGGCGGCCGCGCTGCTCGCGGACTTCGGCGAGCGCCGCCGCGCCGCGTTCGACGACCCGGCGCCGTCGGCGTCGGCACCGGTGCTGCTGCCCCTCGCGGCCGGCACCACCGCCCCGACCGACTCCTGCTGCGGAGGTAGCTGA
- the arsL gene encoding arsinothricin biosynthesis radical SAM protein ArsL, which produces MVVSPYEAGLQPLAAACAAAGVRGAGVDEVHGWDQDLRPGAAPDADPGLVLLSVQQFEALERALTTLPHLREAYPRATIVAFGQYAQMNASRFLGTTDAVLFEEPERVAEDLRRVAEGGDVRAVPGAMTRAGLTPRGARRKLAFTAPARDLFPSIVHYPAHHSPRGLVGNVETTRGCHHRCTYCSVYGAYDGGVAAYEVEPVVADALALAEQGVRHFVFIDAEFFNSRTAGEAVMRRVRAEVGPDVTFEFTTRIDHILDYGDELARLVDLGLVSVTSALEFPSDRILRIFDKGIDTQDMRRAIAAAGDLGIVLQPTFIPFTPWVEYDELLTFEDFLVETGLAAVAHPTVLQTRLLLFKGSPLLASPWIQDVRLTDKGFWFDWEHADPRVDALWQDRRDDAVDAGAVRCCVKC; this is translated from the coding sequence GTGGTGGTGTCACCGTACGAAGCAGGGCTGCAACCACTGGCCGCGGCCTGCGCCGCCGCCGGGGTGCGCGGGGCCGGGGTCGACGAGGTGCACGGGTGGGACCAGGACCTGCGCCCCGGCGCGGCCCCGGACGCCGACCCCGGCCTCGTGCTCCTGTCCGTCCAGCAGTTCGAGGCCCTCGAACGGGCGCTCACCACGCTCCCGCACCTGCGCGAGGCGTACCCGCGGGCGACGATCGTCGCGTTCGGCCAGTACGCGCAGATGAACGCGTCCCGCTTCCTCGGCACCACCGACGCCGTGCTCTTCGAGGAGCCCGAGCGCGTGGCCGAGGACCTGCGCCGCGTCGCCGAGGGCGGTGACGTGCGCGCCGTCCCGGGCGCGATGACCCGGGCCGGCCTCACCCCGCGCGGCGCCCGCCGCAAGCTCGCGTTCACCGCACCGGCGCGCGACCTGTTCCCCTCGATCGTCCACTACCCGGCGCACCACAGCCCCCGCGGGCTGGTCGGCAACGTCGAGACCACGCGCGGCTGCCACCACCGCTGCACCTACTGCTCGGTGTACGGCGCGTACGACGGCGGGGTCGCCGCCTACGAGGTCGAGCCCGTCGTCGCCGACGCGCTCGCGCTCGCGGAGCAGGGCGTGCGCCACTTCGTCTTCATCGACGCCGAGTTCTTCAACTCCCGCACGGCGGGGGAGGCCGTCATGCGCCGCGTGCGCGCCGAGGTCGGCCCGGACGTCACGTTCGAGTTCACCACGCGCATCGACCACATCCTCGACTACGGCGACGAGCTCGCCCGGCTCGTCGACCTCGGCCTGGTCTCGGTGACGTCGGCCCTGGAGTTCCCGTCCGACCGGATCCTGCGGATCTTCGACAAGGGCATCGACACCCAGGACATGCGGCGCGCGATCGCCGCGGCCGGCGACCTCGGGATCGTGCTCCAGCCCACCTTCATCCCCTTCACGCCCTGGGTCGAGTACGACGAGCTGCTGACGTTCGAGGACTTCCTCGTCGAGACGGGCCTCGCGGCCGTCGCGCACCCCACCGTGCTGCAGACGCGCCTCCTGCTCTTCAAGGGGTCCCCGCTGCTGGCGTCGCCGTGGATCCAGGACGTGCGCCTGACCGACAAGGGCTTCTGGTTCGACTGGGAGCACGCCGACCCCCGCGTCGACGCGCTCTGGCAGGACCGGCGCGACGACGCCGTCGACGCCGGTGCCGTCCGCTGCTGCGTGAAGTGCTGA
- a CDS encoding glycoside hydrolase family 26 protein — MDLTRRSFLAVAGGAALLAATASAASPAVRPVPFGVTVPWGPLDRAALAARVAAWGSAPRYLLWYASFREEPDVAKLAAVAATGAVPVLTWEPWDPSARNQKRYALARFLAGDFDAYVRRWGDALAAYGGPVHLRFAHEMNARHYPWSVGVNGNTAAQYVATYRRVHGLLRSRGATVARVWSPNVSFTRSTPLAAVYPGDAHVDVVGLDGYNWGTAVRGQVWRSPAQVFDATVRELRTVAPGRPVLLSETASTEKGGDKARWVTDLFAWAGAQPDVTGLVWFDEDKETDWRVASSPASAAAFRAATTL; from the coding sequence ATGGACCTGACCCGACGCTCCTTCCTCGCGGTCGCGGGCGGGGCGGCCCTGCTCGCCGCGACCGCGTCCGCCGCGAGCCCGGCCGTGCGGCCCGTGCCCTTCGGGGTCACCGTGCCGTGGGGACCGCTGGACCGGGCGGCCCTCGCGGCGCGGGTCGCGGCATGGGGCTCGGCACCGCGGTACCTGCTCTGGTACGCGTCGTTCCGCGAGGAGCCCGACGTCGCGAAGCTGGCCGCGGTCGCGGCGACCGGTGCGGTGCCGGTGCTGACCTGGGAGCCGTGGGACCCGTCGGCGAGGAACCAGAAGCGGTACGCCCTGGCGCGCTTCCTCGCCGGGGACTTCGACGCCTACGTGCGGCGCTGGGGCGACGCGCTCGCCGCGTACGGCGGCCCGGTGCACCTGCGGTTCGCGCACGAGATGAACGCCAGGCACTACCCGTGGTCGGTCGGGGTCAACGGCAACACGGCCGCGCAGTACGTCGCGACCTACCGTCGGGTGCACGGGCTGCTGCGCTCGCGCGGGGCGACGGTGGCGCGCGTGTGGTCGCCCAACGTGTCGTTCACGAGGTCGACGCCGCTGGCGGCGGTGTACCCGGGCGACGCGCACGTCGACGTCGTGGGCCTGGACGGCTACAACTGGGGGACGGCGGTCCGTGGCCAGGTGTGGCGCTCGCCGGCGCAGGTCTTCGACGCGACGGTGCGCGAGCTGCGCACGGTCGCGCCGGGGCGGCCCGTGCTGCTCAGCGAGACGGCCTCGACCGAGAAGGGCGGCGACAAGGCGCGCTGGGTGACGGACCTGTTCGCCTGGGCGGGCGCGCAGCCGGACGTCACGGGGCTGGTGTGGTTCGACGAGGACAAGGAGACCGACTGGCGGGTCGCGTCCTCGCCGGCCTCGGCGGCGGCGTTCCGCGCGGCCACGACGCTCTGA
- a CDS encoding MFS transporter yields MGCVIYGAGSLVTGLAPNLAVLLLGWSLLEGLGAALIMPAVVALVAANFTQRDRPRAYGTVAAAGAVAVAVGPLVGGATTTYLSWRVVFFAEVVVVALVLVLSRAVADVPGDRTARLDLVGTVLSVLGLGTAVLGVLRSSEWGWVAPKPGGPELLGLSPTFWCLVVGALVVWVFLRWEALLARRGGDPLVRLELFTHPELTGGLLMFFLQFLLQAGIFFVVPLYLSVVLELPALDTGLRILPLSVTLLLAAAGIPRLWPQASPRRVVRVGVALLLLGILVLMSGIRLDSSAAVVAVPLSLVGLGVGALSSQLGAVTVSGVPTEQGGEVGGLQNTATNLGASLGTALAGSVLIAVLSATLAAGVQDNPDVPQAVRDRAGVELAAGVPFLSDTALEQALADAEVAEGTARAVVAENRAARVEGLDAALATLALVAVGALFATGRVPVTTGGGPVPGPAGRRRSTPAG; encoded by the coding sequence CTGGGCTGCGTGATCTACGGCGCGGGGTCCCTCGTCACCGGGCTCGCGCCGAACCTGGCCGTGCTGCTGCTCGGGTGGTCGCTGCTCGAAGGTCTCGGTGCGGCGCTGATCATGCCCGCCGTCGTCGCCCTGGTCGCCGCGAACTTCACGCAGCGCGACCGGCCCCGCGCGTACGGCACGGTCGCGGCAGCCGGGGCGGTCGCCGTCGCCGTCGGCCCGCTGGTGGGCGGGGCCACCACCACCTACCTGTCCTGGCGGGTCGTGTTCTTCGCCGAGGTGGTGGTCGTCGCGCTGGTCCTCGTGCTGTCGCGCGCCGTCGCGGACGTGCCCGGCGACCGGACGGCGCGCCTCGACCTGGTCGGCACGGTGCTGTCCGTGCTCGGCCTGGGCACCGCCGTGCTCGGCGTGCTGCGGTCGAGCGAGTGGGGCTGGGTCGCACCGAAGCCCGGGGGGCCCGAGCTGCTCGGCCTGTCCCCCACGTTCTGGTGCCTGGTGGTCGGCGCGCTGGTCGTGTGGGTCTTCCTGCGCTGGGAGGCGCTGCTCGCCCGCCGCGGCGGCGACCCCCTGGTCCGGCTCGAGCTGTTCACGCACCCCGAGCTGACCGGCGGGCTGCTGATGTTCTTCCTGCAGTTCCTGCTGCAGGCGGGCATCTTCTTCGTGGTGCCGCTCTACCTCAGCGTGGTGCTGGAGCTCCCGGCCCTCGACACCGGCCTGCGGATCCTGCCGCTGTCCGTGACGCTGCTGCTCGCGGCCGCCGGCATCCCCCGGCTGTGGCCCCAGGCCTCCCCCCGCCGGGTCGTGCGCGTGGGCGTCGCGCTGCTGCTCCTCGGGATCCTCGTCCTCATGAGCGGCATCCGCCTCGACTCGTCGGCCGCCGTCGTCGCCGTGCCCCTGTCCCTCGTCGGGCTGGGTGTCGGGGCCCTGTCCTCCCAGCTCGGCGCCGTCACCGTGTCCGGGGTGCCCACCGAGCAGGGCGGCGAGGTCGGCGGGCTGCAGAACACCGCGACCAACCTCGGCGCGTCCCTCGGCACCGCGCTGGCCGGCTCGGTGCTCATCGCGGTGCTCTCGGCGACGCTGGCCGCCGGGGTGCAGGACAACCCCGACGTGCCGCAGGCGGTGCGCGACCGGGCCGGGGTCGAGCTCGCGGCCGGTGTCCCGTTCCTCTCCGACACCGCCCTCGAGCAGGCCCTCGCCGACGCCGAGGTCGCCGAGGGCACCGCGCGGGCCGTCGTCGCGGAGAACCGGGCGGCCCGCGTGGAGGGGCTCGACGCCGCGCTCGCCACGCTCGCGCTCGTCGCCGTGGGGGCGCTCTTCGCGACCGGGCGGGTGCCGGTCACGACCGGCGGCGGCCCCGTGCCCGGTCCGGCGGGGCGCCGGCGGAGCACCCCGGCCGGCTGA
- a CDS encoding aldo/keto reductase gives MHTRTLGEGLEVSAIGLGAMGMSMSYGPNPGTREDMVAVLRAAVDLGVTFVDTAEVYGPYVNEELVGEALAPVRDQVVVATKFGWRIEDGRMVGLDSRPEQVRRVAEASLRRLRTDVIDLFYQHRVDPDVPVEDVAGTVGELVQEGKVRHLGLSEAGAETIRRAHAVHPVTAVQSEYSLWTRDPERGVLATCAELGIGFVPFSPLGKGFLTGTVGTSTQFAEGDIRRRVPRFEAENLAANEALLQGVRDVAAVRGATPGQVALAWLLAQHPWVVPIPGTRRVERVAENAGATGVALSADDVAVLDALASRVGVHGDRYDAAGMAMVGR, from the coding sequence ATGCACACCAGGACGCTCGGCGAGGGGCTCGAGGTCAGCGCGATCGGCCTCGGCGCCATGGGCATGTCGATGAGCTACGGGCCCAACCCCGGCACGCGCGAGGACATGGTGGCCGTGCTGCGCGCGGCGGTGGACCTCGGCGTCACGTTCGTCGACACCGCGGAGGTCTACGGGCCGTACGTCAACGAGGAGCTGGTGGGCGAGGCGCTCGCACCCGTGCGCGACCAGGTCGTCGTGGCGACGAAGTTCGGCTGGCGCATCGAGGACGGCCGGATGGTGGGGCTCGACAGCCGGCCCGAGCAGGTCCGGCGGGTGGCCGAGGCGTCGCTGCGGCGCCTGCGGACCGACGTGATCGACCTGTTCTACCAGCACCGCGTCGACCCCGACGTCCCGGTCGAGGACGTCGCGGGCACGGTCGGCGAGCTCGTGCAGGAGGGGAAGGTCCGCCACCTCGGCCTGTCCGAGGCGGGTGCGGAGACGATCCGCCGGGCGCACGCGGTGCACCCGGTGACGGCCGTGCAGAGCGAGTACTCCCTGTGGACCCGTGACCCCGAGCGGGGAGTGCTGGCGACCTGCGCGGAGCTCGGCATCGGGTTCGTGCCGTTCAGCCCGCTCGGCAAGGGGTTCCTGACCGGCACCGTCGGCACGTCCACGCAGTTCGCCGAGGGGGACATCCGCCGCCGGGTGCCGCGGTTCGAGGCTGAGAACCTGGCCGCGAACGAGGCGCTGCTGCAGGGGGTGCGCGACGTCGCGGCGGTCCGGGGTGCCACGCCCGGGCAGGTCGCGCTCGCGTGGCTGCTGGCGCAGCACCCGTGGGTCGTGCCGATCCCGGGCACGCGCCGGGTCGAGCGGGTGGCGGAGAACGCGGGGGCGACCGGTGTGGCGCTGAGCGCCGACGACGTGGCCGTGCTCGACGCGCTGGCCTCGCGGGTCGGGGTGCACGGCGACCGGTACGACGCCGCGGGCATGGCCATGGTCGGACGCTGA
- a CDS encoding helix-turn-helix transcriptional regulator has protein sequence MDNRDEVRDFLRSRRARITPEQAGLPAYGTHRRVPGLRREEVAMLAGVSSDYYVRLERGNLAGVSESVLESLATVLRLDEVERAHLRDLARGARPRAARARRSVPAARTVPLSVRVMLDALTQAPAVVRDERLDILAANALGRALYAPLFADPSRRANHARFAFLDPAATRFWADWERAADDTVGVLRFAAGRDPFDKALTALVGELSTRSEEFRSRWAAHHVHVHTGGRKRIHHPVVGDVELMYDSMTIAAAPGLTLLVYTAEPGSPTADALRVLASWAATADASGEAVVPGGPAAATHP, from the coding sequence ATGGACAACCGGGACGAGGTGCGTGACTTCCTGCGCTCGCGGCGTGCGCGGATCACGCCCGAGCAGGCGGGGCTGCCGGCCTACGGCACCCACCGCCGGGTGCCGGGGCTGCGCCGCGAGGAGGTCGCGATGCTCGCCGGCGTCTCCTCGGACTACTACGTGCGGCTCGAGCGGGGCAACCTCGCGGGGGTGTCGGAGAGCGTCCTGGAGTCGCTGGCGACGGTCCTGCGGCTCGACGAGGTGGAGCGTGCGCACCTGCGCGACCTCGCGCGGGGTGCGCGTCCGCGGGCGGCCCGGGCCCGTCGGTCGGTGCCCGCCGCGCGGACCGTGCCGCTGAGCGTGCGCGTGATGCTCGACGCCCTGACCCAGGCGCCCGCCGTGGTGCGCGACGAGCGGCTGGACATCCTCGCCGCCAACGCCCTCGGGCGTGCGCTGTACGCACCCCTGTTCGCCGACCCGTCGCGTCGCGCCAACCACGCGCGGTTCGCGTTCCTCGACCCGGCCGCCACGCGCTTCTGGGCCGACTGGGAGCGTGCGGCGGACGACACGGTCGGCGTGCTGCGGTTCGCGGCCGGGCGCGACCCGTTCGACAAGGCGCTCACGGCTCTCGTGGGGGAGCTGTCGACGCGCAGCGAGGAGTTCCGCTCCCGCTGGGCGGCGCACCACGTGCACGTGCACACCGGTGGGCGCAAGCGCATCCACCACCCCGTCGTCGGCGACGTCGAGCTCATGTACGACTCGATGACGATCGCCGCGGCGCCCGGGCTGACGCTCCTCGTCTACACGGCGGAGCCGGGGTCGCCGACGGCGGACGCGCTGCGCGTGCTCGCCAGCTGGGCGGCCACCGCCGACGCGTCGGGCGAGGCCGTCGTGCCCGGCGGCCCGGCGGCCGCGACCCACCCCTGA
- a CDS encoding DUF4259 domain-containing protein gives MGAWGAGPWENDGALDLLAEVGDGGLVVEDLAWAFEDEYLEVDGGQIALALVDLALAVRGLRPVPGDLDLDRVAPAFTPEVVAWVAEQADRALAGPETSEAYELWEEAGSLDEWRLPAVAALAELRASSPTP, from the coding sequence GTGGGTGCATGGGGTGCGGGGCCGTGGGAGAACGACGGGGCGCTCGACCTGCTGGCCGAGGTCGGGGACGGCGGCCTGGTCGTCGAGGACCTCGCCTGGGCGTTCGAGGACGAGTACCTCGAGGTCGACGGCGGCCAGATCGCGCTCGCGCTGGTCGACCTCGCGCTCGCCGTGCGCGGGCTCCGGCCCGTCCCGGGGGACCTCGACCTCGACCGGGTCGCGCCGGCGTTCACGCCGGAGGTCGTGGCGTGGGTCGCCGAGCAGGCCGACCGGGCCCTGGCCGGGCCCGAGACGTCCGAGGCCTACGAGCTGTGGGAGGAGGCGGGCAGCCTCGACGAGTGGCGCCTGCCGGCCGTCGCGGCGCTCGCCGAGCTGCGCGCGTCGTCGCCCACGCCCTGA
- a CDS encoding VOC family protein, with translation MTSVPQVQVTFDCADPVRVGLFWCEALGYVPSAPPDDAATWDDAARGWGRSHPGAWFACSDPAGSRPRLYFQRVPEGKAVKNRVHLDVKVGAGLVGDDRLAVLEAECTRLTTLGATRLRLMLADEENESCLVMADVEGNEFCLD, from the coding sequence GTGACGTCCGTGCCGCAGGTCCAGGTCACGTTCGACTGCGCCGACCCCGTCCGGGTGGGACTGTTCTGGTGCGAGGCCCTCGGGTACGTCCCGTCGGCCCCGCCCGACGACGCGGCCACCTGGGACGACGCCGCCCGCGGGTGGGGCCGGTCCCACCCGGGCGCGTGGTTCGCGTGCAGCGACCCGGCGGGCTCTCGTCCCCGGCTGTACTTCCAGCGGGTGCCCGAGGGCAAGGCCGTCAAGAACCGCGTCCACCTCGACGTCAAGGTCGGCGCCGGGCTCGTCGGCGACGACCGCCTGGCCGTGCTCGAGGCGGAGTGCACGCGGCTGACCACGCTCGGTGCCACCCGGCTGCGCCTCATGCTCGCCGACGAGGAGAACGAGTCGTGCCTCGTCATGGCGGACGTCGAGGGCAACGAGTTCTGCCTCGACTGA
- a CDS encoding RICIN domain-containing protein, with protein sequence MPPRAATMPPHPSRALVRAVIAAVAALFAVLALVVSSPTATAVGEDTVRNPLLPNGADPWLQFHDGNYYLATTTWSSQLVMRKSPTLAGLRDAAPVHVWSETAADSGFNFWAPEFHRLDGPNGTRWYLMYTSGTSVNLDGQKLRVLESAGDDPMGPYALRSTPMPSTWNIDGTYLTVGGQLYLLWSEWQGADQSLWISAMTNPWTVTGPRVLISRPQHSWETQGGRVNEAPEVIQRNGRTFVVYSASSCTTPDYTLGMLTLTGSNPMSPSSWTKRSTPVFQRAGSVYGPGHNGFFRSPDGTQDWIVYHANASAGEGCGSTRSTRAQPFTWASDGSPSLGTPVSTTTDLAVPSGEQGPITAAVEGAAYALVNRSSGLCVGASGTADGGAMTQQPCSPTSSRWVLDPTADGYYRLVNRATSKVADVESCGAADGTDVRQWAWLDNACQQWQVTPTTDGWSRLTNRATGKALDLADCAPATGTNIRTWASNGTVCQEWRLAPVGTVAVVSSQSGKVVDVADCSTTAGASVRSWAWNGAACQRWSFEHTDNGYYRMHPASSPSACLVVASGSTADGASLTQGACSSTGSQWRLQPLADGSTRLVARHSGKVLDLAGCGLANGTALVQWASLDNICQRFTLRAL encoded by the coding sequence GTGCCTCCTCGTGCCGCCACCATGCCGCCGCACCCGTCCAGGGCCCTCGTCCGAGCCGTCATCGCCGCGGTCGCGGCGCTGTTCGCCGTCCTCGCCCTCGTCGTGTCCTCGCCGACCGCCACGGCGGTCGGCGAGGACACCGTCCGCAACCCTCTCCTCCCGAACGGCGCCGACCCGTGGCTGCAGTTCCACGACGGCAACTACTACCTCGCCACCACGACGTGGAGCTCGCAGCTGGTGATGCGCAAGTCGCCGACCCTGGCCGGCCTGCGCGACGCCGCGCCCGTGCACGTCTGGTCGGAGACGGCCGCTGACAGCGGGTTCAACTTCTGGGCACCGGAGTTCCACCGCCTCGACGGGCCGAACGGCACGCGGTGGTACCTGATGTACACGTCGGGGACGAGCGTCAACCTCGACGGTCAGAAGCTGCGCGTGCTGGAGAGCGCCGGCGACGACCCGATGGGCCCGTACGCCCTGCGCTCCACGCCGATGCCGAGCACGTGGAACATCGACGGCACCTACCTCACCGTCGGCGGGCAGCTGTACCTGCTGTGGTCGGAGTGGCAGGGCGCAGACCAGAGCCTGTGGATCTCCGCGATGACCAACCCGTGGACCGTCACCGGTCCGCGGGTGCTCATCTCCCGCCCCCAGCACTCGTGGGAGACCCAGGGCGGGCGCGTCAACGAGGCGCCCGAGGTGATCCAGCGCAACGGGCGCACGTTCGTCGTGTACTCGGCCAGCTCGTGCACCACCCCTGACTACACGCTCGGGATGCTCACGCTGACCGGCAGCAACCCGATGTCACCGTCGTCCTGGACGAAGCGGAGCACGCCGGTCTTCCAGCGTGCCGGCAGCGTCTACGGACCCGGGCACAACGGCTTCTTCCGCTCGCCCGACGGCACGCAGGACTGGATCGTCTACCACGCCAACGCCTCGGCCGGCGAGGGCTGCGGCAGCACGCGGTCGACTCGGGCGCAGCCGTTCACGTGGGCGTCGGACGGGTCCCCGAGCCTCGGGACCCCGGTCTCCACGACGACCGACCTCGCCGTCCCGTCGGGCGAGCAGGGGCCGATCACCGCCGCGGTGGAGGGCGCGGCGTACGCTCTGGTCAACCGCAGCAGCGGGCTGTGCGTGGGCGCCAGCGGCACCGCCGACGGCGGTGCGATGACGCAGCAGCCCTGCTCCCCGACGTCGAGCCGTTGGGTGCTCGACCCGACAGCTGACGGGTACTACCGCCTGGTCAACCGCGCGACCAGCAAGGTCGCGGACGTCGAGAGCTGCGGCGCGGCCGACGGCACCGACGTGCGGCAGTGGGCCTGGCTCGACAACGCGTGCCAGCAGTGGCAGGTCACCCCGACCACGGACGGCTGGTCGCGGCTGACCAACCGTGCCACCGGCAAGGCCCTCGACCTGGCCGACTGCGCGCCCGCGACGGGGACGAACATCCGCACCTGGGCTTCCAACGGGACGGTGTGCCAGGAGTGGCGCCTCGCCCCCGTGGGCACCGTGGCCGTGGTAAGCAGCCAGAGCGGCAAGGTCGTCGACGTCGCGGACTGCTCGACCACGGCGGGCGCCTCGGTGCGCTCGTGGGCCTGGAACGGTGCCGCGTGCCAGCGGTGGTCCTTCGAGCACACCGACAACGGCTACTACCGGATGCACCCCGCCTCGTCGCCGTCCGCGTGCCTGGTGGTCGCGTCCGGGTCGACGGCGGACGGCGCGAGCCTGACCCAGGGGGCCTGCTCGTCGACCGGCAGCCAGTGGCGTCTGCAGCCGCTCGCCGACGGCTCGACACGCCTCGTCGCGCGGCACAGCGGCAAGGTCCTCGACCTGGCGGGCTGCGGTCTGGCGAACGGCACGGCGCTGGTGCAGTGGGCGTCGCTGGACAACATCTGCCAGCGGTTCACGCTGCGCGCCCTGTGA
- a CDS encoding RtcB family protein yields the protein MSFEKIGARLVSWASVLDTATRDQALRTSTLPFVHPHVALMPDAHLGKGATVGSVIPTERALIPAAVGVDIGCGMIAVRTQWTGEQLRGTGRPLAELRRDVERRVPLSAGAANATLTPSAAARVAVLEEAAAAAGFDPARYASRWALQLGSLGSGNHFIEVSVDEADTVWLFLHSGSRGVGNKIAQHHIQVAAELCRRWWIELPDRDLAYLVEGTDEFWAYVRELRWAQDYALANREEMMDRVVDALAQFMGEPVQERERVNCHHNFTELEEHFGRQVWVSRKGAIRARAGDPGLIPGSMGTASYVVVGTGDAMSLCSSPHGAGRQYSRTAARRTFTHEQLREAMVGIEYRDTDAFLDEIPAAYKDIDQVMADAKDLVEVRHVLRQVVNVKGD from the coding sequence ATGTCGTTCGAGAAGATCGGTGCGCGCCTCGTCAGCTGGGCCTCGGTGCTGGACACCGCGACCCGGGACCAGGCGCTGCGCACCTCCACCCTGCCCTTCGTGCACCCGCACGTGGCCCTCATGCCCGACGCCCACCTGGGCAAGGGTGCGACCGTCGGAAGCGTCATCCCCACCGAGCGGGCGCTGATCCCCGCGGCCGTCGGCGTCGACATCGGCTGCGGGATGATCGCCGTCCGCACCCAGTGGACCGGTGAGCAGCTGCGCGGCACGGGCCGCCCGCTCGCCGAGCTGCGCCGGGACGTCGAGCGGCGCGTGCCGCTGTCGGCGGGCGCCGCCAACGCGACCCTCACGCCCTCGGCCGCGGCGCGCGTCGCGGTCCTGGAGGAGGCCGCTGCCGCCGCGGGGTTCGACCCCGCCCGGTACGCGTCGCGGTGGGCCCTGCAGCTCGGCTCGCTCGGGTCCGGCAACCACTTCATCGAGGTGAGCGTCGACGAGGCGGACACCGTGTGGCTGTTCCTGCACTCGGGCTCGCGCGGCGTGGGCAACAAGATCGCCCAGCACCACATCCAGGTCGCGGCCGAGCTGTGCCGCCGCTGGTGGATCGAGCTGCCCGACCGCGACCTGGCCTACCTCGTGGAGGGCACCGACGAGTTCTGGGCGTACGTGCGCGAGCTGCGCTGGGCCCAGGACTACGCCCTGGCCAACCGCGAGGAGATGATGGACCGGGTCGTCGACGCCCTCGCGCAGTTCATGGGCGAGCCCGTGCAGGAGCGCGAGCGCGTCAACTGCCACCACAACTTCACCGAGCTGGAGGAGCACTTCGGCCGGCAGGTGTGGGTGTCCCGCAAGGGGGCGATCCGGGCCCGGGCCGGCGACCCCGGGCTGATCCCCGGCTCGATGGGCACGGCGTCGTACGTCGTGGTCGGCACCGGCGACGCCATGTCGCTGTGCTCGAGCCCGCACGGCGCCGGGCGGCAGTACTCGCGCACGGCCGCGCGCCGCACGTTCACCCACGAGCAGCTGCGCGAGGCCATGGTCGGGATCGAGTACCGGGACACCGACGCGTTCCTCGACGAGATCCCCGCCGCCTACAAGGACATCGACCAGGTGATGGCCGACGCGAAGGACCTCGTGGAGGTCCGGCACGTGCTCCGCCAGGTCGTCAACGTCAAGGGAGACTGA